TTTGGAAAAGTGAGTCTTGAAGACAATATGAAACAAGACAAATGGACAGTTCTTTTCTTCTATCCGATGGACTTTACTTTCGTCTGCCCAACAGAAATTACCTCATTAAGTGACCGTTACGATGAATTTGAGGACTTAGATGCTGAGGTTATCGGGGTATCTACGGATACGATTCACACTCACTTAGCGTGGATTAACACAGATCGTGACGATAATGGATTGGGAGATCTTAAATATCCTTTAGCTGCAGATACGAATCATACCGTTTCACGAGATTATGGGGTGCTTATTGAAGAAGAAGGCGTTGCACTTCGCGGTTTATTCATTATTAGCCCTGAAGGTGAATTAATGTACGCTGTTGTTAATCATAATAATATTGGTCGTGATGTTGACGAGACGTTACGCGTTCTTCAGGCCTTACAAACTGGCGGTTTATGTCCAGCTAACTGGAAACCTGGTCAAGATACGCTTAAAGTTTAATGATACTTACGAATATAGTCTGGT
The DNA window shown above is from Salipaludibacillus agaradhaerens and carries:
- a CDS encoding peroxiredoxin, whose protein sequence is MSEKRMVAKQAPRFEMDAVMANKEFGKVSLEDNMKQDKWTVLFFYPMDFTFVCPTEITSLSDRYDEFEDLDAEVIGVSTDTIHTHLAWINTDRDDNGLGDLKYPLAADTNHTVSRDYGVLIEEEGVALRGLFIISPEGELMYAVVNHNNIGRDVDETLRVLQALQTGGLCPANWKPGQDTLKV